Proteins encoded in a region of the Puntigrus tetrazona isolate hp1 chromosome 12, ASM1883169v1, whole genome shotgun sequence genome:
- the mki67 gene encoding proliferation marker protein Ki-67 isoform X1 codes for MPLLGKIVVIKRNGGDGTEFPLTASCLFGRKLDCDIRIQLPHVSKEHCKIELNENKELILTNLSSVNPTCINGQVLNQSERLKHGDVITIIDRSFRFEYPPPKTPKKQLSTPGKEKAVQALQEQQEKGTPVLVDKRKSEHSFDTCLKDGSNLPPSVEQTVETEPEGGKLKKDSMSPFCELYQMVKQDLTAKSPWKSELPKTPLARPQVGHKKVLAADVKSSPIPVPTLSTKKRRSSKANFEYTTGPAIPQSSMNANVKEKATDDMPSVGSSTPTLMEKNVTPVSQKKKTPSKTPQKFTAGEVAQQVLLVPQPEERTPKSPKGRRSGGLENRSLAHQIPPAQPQTPSSEDKNTEVKMSPRTSPRANAGKRFQVQNVLPEITASTSAIKQDDTSVNKQCDGVKSGKVSIPKSKKKRVSFGGQLSPELFDKRLPPNSPLQRGATPRRSLGLCQKPQSLLRRASTMGLMALRLAETFPEAQKSSPTRASPKQRASPAKTPSPGKKSPSAKAKTPSPAKRSPSTKAKTPSPKLQKSPSAKRASASAIEVVGDMSINETPRVQGRFSVSRISTPSPIQDQGDKPEPQSSIVEDVPQKCVTPKIPLRRKSMKSSARKTPKSAIKSALDVMRSRRSGASRANLRVLTSWADIVKFGQIKPQPEVITKKKTTKSSIVKRTAVPKPKTPARRLKDDVSTGHAASPITVVVGKAQLRTNQSVGAAPKIVPNIALFKKDMKMDEDLTGVAEIFKTPANIRSMNRVPVNNECPDIPLDEISVMKTPEESGEMIVSPLSVVSTAKRGCYNNEAVTRLFLENQDGSLLEDEGLSQLPQNSNEANCHDIIPNVEMPSDVEMEEEEAAPEAEVKTPQQKAAPSSCLTGVKRIMKTPKQKAEPIEDLRGKLLKTPKECKPSQDQSLEGVKELLKTPKYRGAPVEDMVGVKRVMQTLKEKNNPVLCAAGLQRLMRTPIEKTEQHEDLTGVKELMKTPKIKGAMVENKLGLKRLVKTPKQKRNQVEEDLTGVQHLMKTPKHKGEPVEDQMGVQRLMQTPKEKVEPVEDFSGLKQLMQTPKQKGDPVSSQLGIGDLMKTPEEIEVVAQDSTGLKELETEKSSYLTTESKVTELTETQEPVEIVSAFTPVEGLDEECDKENVCPVETLETEVVKSVDLQCMKEVESNQSDQDVETVISQEVHHEESVSVESTDAFSSGADEKTQEQSEEPGCVSDNTNTPVETTSASSTAEQEELIKSPPANKIQRGTRGRAAQKSKNEMAKAPAVLALIEEENMSSPIPASPTRGRRGKKLLEVPEMAASPVRKSARGRVPKHSFVEEEVKNTEASQVLAESINTAIPDSLPVVTKTRKGRKAKQDDTVAAVVPTIDASAVDPQCANAREEQVQAPVVKPGRRKKVDKVESQPSEELEQKPTEIVFEENAVEPGDVKLTSLGTEAVSATRARRGRLAKREHLKTKPTPGLENEISSTSALVVAEKPLTPVAKSGRGRKGKKEIVMDEPLEDDSTVVSRAVSEVDVDHKEDPQTLVKSGRGRKAKQQKPETAEEVVDQPAVDTSTHLPVTEEHTETVAKSVRGNRKTKQSKVTISVEIEENIVSPVEQAETPVVKSGRKRAIIAKESETVADVSVKRGRRAVADPAPSVAVVSSRARKAVVKAETEVTEDVALSEEPVKPVKHTRRTAKAPNSKKEENTMSQADSELVAVENTTVVALEKVERGSRGKKQKDSTKDIPKNPIKESATAEETNDMKPSKMVNWSTDLVVCKDIENCTDVKEPPLKKSKRSGKLPAETASTESNQAADLPPRGRRGRGAKKEEPPVEDSQDAAHEKVKPLRRGKAVAPSAPKSEVTESKTSTPLKRKRIEVPDESVNKEPLPKRRGRVANSAEVTAEVSSKDKTSAAEPEKAEPTPKKTANRAARGQKRTAQEPDPAPAKAQESVSGTTTRKGRSVKKVEEIDVPTEAAPLRRTRRK; via the exons atgcctttgCTTGGGAAGATCGTGGTGATCAAGAGAAATGGAGGAGATGGTACTGAATTTCCACTCACGGCGTCCTGTTTGTTCGGAAG gAAACTGGACTGTGATATTAGGATTCAGCTGCCACATGTGTCTAAAGAGCACTGTAAAATTGAGCTGAATGAGAACAAGGAG CTCATTTTGACCAATTTGAGCTCTGTGAACCCCACCTGTATTAACGGACAAGTTCTTAATCAATCAGAACGTTTAAAGCATGGTGATGTCATCACAATCATTGATCGTTCTTTCAG GTTCGAGTACCCACCCCCTAAGACACCAAAGAAGCAGCTGTCCACACctggaaaagaaaaagcagttCAG GCTTTGCAAGAGCAGCAGGAAAAAGGCACACCTGTTCTTGTGGACAAGAGGAAGTCAGAGCACTCGTTTG ACACTTGTTTAAAAGATGGGTCAAATTTGCCACCATCTGTGGAACAAACTGTTGAAACTGAACCAGAAGGCGGCAAACTCAAAAAGGACAGTATGTCACCTTTTTGTGAGCTGTACCAAATGGTCAAACAGGACCTTACTGCAAAATCACCATGGAAGTCAGAGCTACCAAAAACACCTCTTGCAAGACCTCAGGTTGGTCACAAGAAAGTTCTTGCCGCAGATGTTAAAAGCAGTCCGATACCAGTCCCAACCCTATCTACCAAGAAGCGAAGATCCTCAAAAGCCAATTTTGAATATACGACTGGACCAGCTATCCCTCAGAGTTCAATGAATGCAAATGTGAAGGAAAAAGCCACTGACGATATGCCATCTGTAGGGTCCAGTACACCCACACTGATGGAGAAAAATGTAACTCCTGTCTCCCAGAAGAAGAAAACCCCTTCGAAAACACCTCAGAAGTTCACTGCTGGTGAGGTAGCCCAGCAGGTTCTCTTAGTTCCACAGCCTGAAGAGAGAACTCCTAAATCCCCAAAAGGAAGGAGAAGTGGTGGATTAGAGAATCGGAGCCTTGCTCATCAAATACCTCCGGCCCAGCCTCAGACTCCAAGTTCTGAGgataaaaacactgaagtgAAAATGTCACCAAGAACATCTCCGAGAGCAAATGCTGGCAAAAGGTTTCAAGTCCAAAATGTCCTGCCTGAAATTACAGCTAGCACGTCAGCTATTAAGCAAG ATGACACTTCGGTTAACAAGCAATGTGACGGTGTTAAATCTGGAAAAGTATCCATtccaaaatcaaagaaaaagcGAGTGTCCTTTGGTGGTCAGTTAAGCCCAGAGCTGTTTGATAAACGCCTGCCTCCAAATTCCCCTCTTCAGCGTGGAGCAACCCCACGACGCAGTTTGGGTCTTTGCCAAAAACCACAATCTCTTCTACGACGAGCATCCACCATGGGTCTTATG gccCTTCGACTTGCAGAAACCTTTCCGGAGGCTCAAAAGAGTTCCCCAACAAGAGCATCACCCAAACAAAGGGCATCTCCAGCGAAAACTCCGTCACCTGGTAAAAAATCACCAAGTGCAAAGGCTAAAACTCCATCTCCTGCAAAAAGGTCACCGAGTACCAAAGCTAAAACTCCATCACCTAAACTTCAAAAGTCACCATCTGCTAAGCGAGCTTCAGCGTCAGCAATTGAGGTTGTGGGTGACATGTCTATAAATGAGACACCTAGGGTACAAGGGCGATTTTCAGTTTCTCGTATTAGTACTCCATCACCTATCCAGGACCAGGGGGACAAGCCCGAACCACAGTCAAGCATTGTAGAAGACGTGCCCCAGAAATGTGTAACACCAAAGATACCTTTAAGGAGGAAGAGCATGAAGTCCTCCGCAAGAAAAACACCCAAAAGTGCAATTAAAAGTGCATTAGATGTCATGCGTTCGAGACGCAGTGGAGCATCACGGGCTAATCTCAGAG tgttgACCTCTTGGGCTGATATTGTGAAGTTTGGTCAGATTAAACCTCAACCTGAAGTTATAACCAAGAAAAAAACTACGAAGAGCAGTATAGTGAAGAGAACTGCAGTGCCAAAACCCaag ACACCTGCAAGGAGGCTGAAAGATGACGTCAGCACTGGGCATGCAGCATCACCAATCACCGTTGTTGTTGGCAAAGCCCAACTGAGGACTAACCAGTCTGTTGGTGCTGCACCTAAAATAGTGCCAAACATAGCACTATTTAAGAAAGACATGAAAATGGATGAGGACTTGACAG GTGTTGCAGAGATTTTCAAAACACCAGCCAACATCAGGTCTATGAATAGAGTTCCTGTGAATAACGAATGTCCAGATATTCCTCTAGATGAGATTTCTGTGATGAAAACACCAGAAGAATCAG GTGAGATGATTGTGTCACCGTTAAGTGTGGTCTCAACTGCCAAACGTGGTTGCTACAACAATGAAGCAGTGACACGACTTTTTCTGGAGAACCAGGATGGTAGCTTGTTGGAAGATGAAGGTCTTTCTCAGCTCCCTCAAAACTCAAATGAGGCAAATTGTCATGACATAATTCCAAATGTAGAGATGCCATCTGATGTAGaaatggaggaagaggaggctgCACCTGAAGCAGAAGTCAAAACCCCCCAACAGAAAGCTGCACCATCCTCGTGCCTCACTGGAGTCAAGCGAATCATGAAGACACCTAAACAGAAAGCTGAACCAATTGAGGACTTAAGAGGAAAACTGCTTAAGACCCCCAAGGAATGTAAACCTTCTCAGGATCAAAGTCTAGAAGGTGTTAAAGAACTTCTGAAGACTCCCAAATACAGGGGAGCTCCAGTAGAAGACATGGTTGGGGTGAAAAGAGTGATGCAGACCCTAAAAGAGAAGAACAATCCTGTACTCTGCGCAGCTGGTCTACAGAGGCTTATGAGAACACCCATAGAAAAAACTGAGCAACACGAAGACCTGACTGGTGTAAAAGAACTGATGAAAACACCAAAAATAAAGGGAGCTATGGTGGAGAATAAGTTGGGGCTAAAACGTTTGGTGAAGACGCCTAAGCAGAAGAGAAATCAAGTTGAAGAGGACCTAACAGGTGTTCAACATCTGATGAAGACCCCTAAACACAAAGGAGAACCAGTTGAAGATCAAATGGGTGTACAAAGGCTGATGCAGACTCCCAAAGAGAAAGTTGAACCTGTAGAAGACTTCTCTGGTTTAAAGCAGTTAATGCAGACTCCCAAGCAAAAAGGAGATCCTGTTAGCAGTCAGCTTGGTATCGGTGACCTGATGAAGACCCCTGAAGAAATTGAAGTAGTGGCACAGGATTCAACTGGGCTTAAAGAACTGGAAACAGAGAAGAGCTCTTATCTGACAACTGAAAGTAAAGTGACTGAGCTTACTGAG aCACAAGAACCAGTGGAAATTGTCTCTGCATTCACGCCAGTTGAAG GTTTGGATGAGGAATGtgacaaagaaaatgtttgtcCAGTTGAAACCCTGGAGACTGAAGTTGTAAAATCTGTGGATCTCCAGTGCATGAAAGAGGTTGAATCTAATCAGAGCGATCAAGACGTTGAGACTGTAATTTCCCAGGAAGTACACCATGAAGAGTCAGTTTCGGTTGAATCTACTGATGCATTTTCTTCTGGGGCAGATGAGAAAACCCAGGAGCAGTCAGAAGAACCTGGTTGTGTATCTGATAATACCAACACACCAGTTGAAACTACCTCAGCTTCATCCACTGCTGAGCAAGAAGAGCTAATCAAATCTCCACCTGCAAACAAAATTCAGCGTGGCACTCGAGGAAGAGCAGCACAGAAATCCAAAAACGAAATGGCCAAAGCGCCTGCTGTGTTGGCATTAATTGAAGAGGAAAATATGAGTAGTCCCATTCCTGCTAGCCCTACCAGGGGAAGAAGAGGCAAGAAACTTCTTGAAGTTCCAGAAATGGCTGCTAGCCCAGTCAGAAAATCAGCCCGTGGTAGAGTTCCCAAGCACAGCTTTGTGGAAGAAGAGGTAAAGAATACTGAGGCTTCCCAAGTACTTGCAGAGTCCATAAATACTGCGATACCAGACAGCCTGCCTGTCGTCACCAAAACCAGGAAAGGAAGGAAAGCTAAACAAGATGATACTGTTGCTGCAGTTGTGCCCACTATTGATGCAAGTGCTGTTGACCCACAGTGTGCCAATGCCAGGGAAGAGCAGGTTCAAGCTCCTGTTGTGAAGCCTGGGAGGAGAAAGAAGGTGGACAAAGTAGAAAGCCAGCCTTCAGAAGAACTTGAACAGAAACCAACTGaaattgtttttgaagaaaatgctGTTGAACCAGGTGATGTCAAGTTGACTTCACTAGGTACTGAGGCTGTCTCTGCAACTAGAGCGAGGAGAGGTAGACTAGCAAAGAGGGAACACTTGAAAACCAAGCCAACCCCTGGTTTGGAAAACGAAATTTCAAGCACTTCTGCTCTTGTagtggctgagaagccactgacCCCTGTGGCAAAGTCAGGGCGGGGAAGGAAAGGTAAAAAAGAAATTGTCATGGATGAGCCATTGGAGGATGATTCTACTGTCGTTTCCAGAGCTGTGTCAGAGGTAGATGTTGACCATAAAGAGGACCCTCAAACACTTGTGAAGTCTGGCAGAGGAAGAAAGGCCAAACAACAGAAACCAGAAACAGCTGAAGAGGTTGTTGACCAACCTGCTGTAGACACCAGCACACATTTACCTGTGACTGAAGAACACACTGAAACGGTGGCAAAATCTGTGAGGGGGAACAGGAAGACAAAGCAGTCAAAGGTAACCATTTCAGTTGAGATTGAGGAGAACATTGTCAGCCCTGTTGAACAAGCAGAGACCCCTGTTGTGAAATCTGGTCGAAAAAGGGCAATTATTGCAAAGGAATCTGAAACGGTGGCAGATGTTTCTGTCAAAAGAGGCCGGCGGGCTGTTGCAGACCCTGCACCATCAGTCGCTGTGGTGTCCAGCCGTGCACGTAAAGCAGTTGTCAAGGCAGAGACTGAGGTTACTGAGGATGTGGCTTTATCAGAAGAGCCAGTTAAGCCTGTTAAACATACCAGGAGAACGGCAAAAGCACCTAAttcaaagaaagaagaaaataccATGAGTCAAGCAGATTCTGAACTTGTTGCTGTTGAAAATACAACAGTTGTTGCACTGGAGAAAGTGGAAAGAGGAAGCCGTGGCAAAAAACAGAAGGATTCGACTAAGGACATCCCTAAAAACCCAATCAAAGAATCTGCTACAGCTGAGGAAACAAATGATATGAAACCCTCAAAAATGGTTAACTGGAGCACAGATTTGGTCGTCTGTAAAGATATTGAAAACTGTACAGATGTAAAAGAACCACCGCTGAAGAAATCCAAAAGATCAGGTAAATTACCAGCTGAGACAGCTTCCACAGAATCTAATCAAGCAGCTGATCTGCCACCTAGAGGACGCAGAGGGAGGGgagcaaaaaaagaagaaccTCCTGTTGAAGACTCTCAAGATGCAGCTCATGAAAAGGTCAAGCCATTGAGAAGAGGAAAGGCAGTGGCTCCCTCTGCACCTAAATCAGAGGTCACAGAGAGCAAGACATCGACTCCCCTCAAAAGGAAACGGATTGAGGTGCCGGATGAGTCCGTAAATAAAGAACCTTTGCCGAAGAGAAGAGGCAGAGTAGCCAACAGCGCTGAAGTTACAGCAGAGGTCTCCAGCAAAGACAAAACATCTGCAGCTGAACCAGAAAAGGCTGAGCCAACTCCCAAGAAAACTGCTAATCGAGCTGCAAGAGGACAGAAAAGGACAGCCCAGGAACCAGATCCAGCACCTGCTAAGGCTCAAGAGTCTGTTTCAG GAACCACCACTCGAAAAGGAAGGAGTGTGAAAAAAGTAGAGGAAATAGACGTCCCTACAGAGGCAGCTCCCCTCAGACGCACCAGGAGGAAGTAA
- the mki67 gene encoding proliferation marker protein Ki-67 isoform X2, whose protein sequence is MSPFCELYQMVKQDLTAKSPWKSELPKTPLARPQVGHKKVLAADVKSSPIPVPTLSTKKRRSSKANFEYTTGPAIPQSSMNANVKEKATDDMPSVGSSTPTLMEKNVTPVSQKKKTPSKTPQKFTAGEVAQQVLLVPQPEERTPKSPKGRRSGGLENRSLAHQIPPAQPQTPSSEDKNTEVKMSPRTSPRANAGKRFQVQNVLPEITASTSAIKQDDTSVNKQCDGVKSGKVSIPKSKKKRVSFGGQLSPELFDKRLPPNSPLQRGATPRRSLGLCQKPQSLLRRASTMGLMALRLAETFPEAQKSSPTRASPKQRASPAKTPSPGKKSPSAKAKTPSPAKRSPSTKAKTPSPKLQKSPSAKRASASAIEVVGDMSINETPRVQGRFSVSRISTPSPIQDQGDKPEPQSSIVEDVPQKCVTPKIPLRRKSMKSSARKTPKSAIKSALDVMRSRRSGASRANLRVLTSWADIVKFGQIKPQPEVITKKKTTKSSIVKRTAVPKPKTPARRLKDDVSTGHAASPITVVVGKAQLRTNQSVGAAPKIVPNIALFKKDMKMDEDLTGVAEIFKTPANIRSMNRVPVNNECPDIPLDEISVMKTPEESGEMIVSPLSVVSTAKRGCYNNEAVTRLFLENQDGSLLEDEGLSQLPQNSNEANCHDIIPNVEMPSDVEMEEEEAAPEAEVKTPQQKAAPSSCLTGVKRIMKTPKQKAEPIEDLRGKLLKTPKECKPSQDQSLEGVKELLKTPKYRGAPVEDMVGVKRVMQTLKEKNNPVLCAAGLQRLMRTPIEKTEQHEDLTGVKELMKTPKIKGAMVENKLGLKRLVKTPKQKRNQVEEDLTGVQHLMKTPKHKGEPVEDQMGVQRLMQTPKEKVEPVEDFSGLKQLMQTPKQKGDPVSSQLGIGDLMKTPEEIEVVAQDSTGLKELETEKSSYLTTESKVTELTETQEPVEIVSAFTPVEGLDEECDKENVCPVETLETEVVKSVDLQCMKEVESNQSDQDVETVISQEVHHEESVSVESTDAFSSGADEKTQEQSEEPGCVSDNTNTPVETTSASSTAEQEELIKSPPANKIQRGTRGRAAQKSKNEMAKAPAVLALIEEENMSSPIPASPTRGRRGKKLLEVPEMAASPVRKSARGRVPKHSFVEEEVKNTEASQVLAESINTAIPDSLPVVTKTRKGRKAKQDDTVAAVVPTIDASAVDPQCANAREEQVQAPVVKPGRRKKVDKVESQPSEELEQKPTEIVFEENAVEPGDVKLTSLGTEAVSATRARRGRLAKREHLKTKPTPGLENEISSTSALVVAEKPLTPVAKSGRGRKGKKEIVMDEPLEDDSTVVSRAVSEVDVDHKEDPQTLVKSGRGRKAKQQKPETAEEVVDQPAVDTSTHLPVTEEHTETVAKSVRGNRKTKQSKVTISVEIEENIVSPVEQAETPVVKSGRKRAIIAKESETVADVSVKRGRRAVADPAPSVAVVSSRARKAVVKAETEVTEDVALSEEPVKPVKHTRRTAKAPNSKKEENTMSQADSELVAVENTTVVALEKVERGSRGKKQKDSTKDIPKNPIKESATAEETNDMKPSKMVNWSTDLVVCKDIENCTDVKEPPLKKSKRSGKLPAETASTESNQAADLPPRGRRGRGAKKEEPPVEDSQDAAHEKVKPLRRGKAVAPSAPKSEVTESKTSTPLKRKRIEVPDESVNKEPLPKRRGRVANSAEVTAEVSSKDKTSAAEPEKAEPTPKKTANRAARGQKRTAQEPDPAPAKAQESVSGTTTRKGRSVKKVEEIDVPTEAAPLRRTRRK, encoded by the exons ATGTCACCTTTTTGTGAGCTGTACCAAATGGTCAAACAGGACCTTACTGCAAAATCACCATGGAAGTCAGAGCTACCAAAAACACCTCTTGCAAGACCTCAGGTTGGTCACAAGAAAGTTCTTGCCGCAGATGTTAAAAGCAGTCCGATACCAGTCCCAACCCTATCTACCAAGAAGCGAAGATCCTCAAAAGCCAATTTTGAATATACGACTGGACCAGCTATCCCTCAGAGTTCAATGAATGCAAATGTGAAGGAAAAAGCCACTGACGATATGCCATCTGTAGGGTCCAGTACACCCACACTGATGGAGAAAAATGTAACTCCTGTCTCCCAGAAGAAGAAAACCCCTTCGAAAACACCTCAGAAGTTCACTGCTGGTGAGGTAGCCCAGCAGGTTCTCTTAGTTCCACAGCCTGAAGAGAGAACTCCTAAATCCCCAAAAGGAAGGAGAAGTGGTGGATTAGAGAATCGGAGCCTTGCTCATCAAATACCTCCGGCCCAGCCTCAGACTCCAAGTTCTGAGgataaaaacactgaagtgAAAATGTCACCAAGAACATCTCCGAGAGCAAATGCTGGCAAAAGGTTTCAAGTCCAAAATGTCCTGCCTGAAATTACAGCTAGCACGTCAGCTATTAAGCAAG ATGACACTTCGGTTAACAAGCAATGTGACGGTGTTAAATCTGGAAAAGTATCCATtccaaaatcaaagaaaaagcGAGTGTCCTTTGGTGGTCAGTTAAGCCCAGAGCTGTTTGATAAACGCCTGCCTCCAAATTCCCCTCTTCAGCGTGGAGCAACCCCACGACGCAGTTTGGGTCTTTGCCAAAAACCACAATCTCTTCTACGACGAGCATCCACCATGGGTCTTATG gccCTTCGACTTGCAGAAACCTTTCCGGAGGCTCAAAAGAGTTCCCCAACAAGAGCATCACCCAAACAAAGGGCATCTCCAGCGAAAACTCCGTCACCTGGTAAAAAATCACCAAGTGCAAAGGCTAAAACTCCATCTCCTGCAAAAAGGTCACCGAGTACCAAAGCTAAAACTCCATCACCTAAACTTCAAAAGTCACCATCTGCTAAGCGAGCTTCAGCGTCAGCAATTGAGGTTGTGGGTGACATGTCTATAAATGAGACACCTAGGGTACAAGGGCGATTTTCAGTTTCTCGTATTAGTACTCCATCACCTATCCAGGACCAGGGGGACAAGCCCGAACCACAGTCAAGCATTGTAGAAGACGTGCCCCAGAAATGTGTAACACCAAAGATACCTTTAAGGAGGAAGAGCATGAAGTCCTCCGCAAGAAAAACACCCAAAAGTGCAATTAAAAGTGCATTAGATGTCATGCGTTCGAGACGCAGTGGAGCATCACGGGCTAATCTCAGAG tgttgACCTCTTGGGCTGATATTGTGAAGTTTGGTCAGATTAAACCTCAACCTGAAGTTATAACCAAGAAAAAAACTACGAAGAGCAGTATAGTGAAGAGAACTGCAGTGCCAAAACCCaag ACACCTGCAAGGAGGCTGAAAGATGACGTCAGCACTGGGCATGCAGCATCACCAATCACCGTTGTTGTTGGCAAAGCCCAACTGAGGACTAACCAGTCTGTTGGTGCTGCACCTAAAATAGTGCCAAACATAGCACTATTTAAGAAAGACATGAAAATGGATGAGGACTTGACAG GTGTTGCAGAGATTTTCAAAACACCAGCCAACATCAGGTCTATGAATAGAGTTCCTGTGAATAACGAATGTCCAGATATTCCTCTAGATGAGATTTCTGTGATGAAAACACCAGAAGAATCAG GTGAGATGATTGTGTCACCGTTAAGTGTGGTCTCAACTGCCAAACGTGGTTGCTACAACAATGAAGCAGTGACACGACTTTTTCTGGAGAACCAGGATGGTAGCTTGTTGGAAGATGAAGGTCTTTCTCAGCTCCCTCAAAACTCAAATGAGGCAAATTGTCATGACATAATTCCAAATGTAGAGATGCCATCTGATGTAGaaatggaggaagaggaggctgCACCTGAAGCAGAAGTCAAAACCCCCCAACAGAAAGCTGCACCATCCTCGTGCCTCACTGGAGTCAAGCGAATCATGAAGACACCTAAACAGAAAGCTGAACCAATTGAGGACTTAAGAGGAAAACTGCTTAAGACCCCCAAGGAATGTAAACCTTCTCAGGATCAAAGTCTAGAAGGTGTTAAAGAACTTCTGAAGACTCCCAAATACAGGGGAGCTCCAGTAGAAGACATGGTTGGGGTGAAAAGAGTGATGCAGACCCTAAAAGAGAAGAACAATCCTGTACTCTGCGCAGCTGGTCTACAGAGGCTTATGAGAACACCCATAGAAAAAACTGAGCAACACGAAGACCTGACTGGTGTAAAAGAACTGATGAAAACACCAAAAATAAAGGGAGCTATGGTGGAGAATAAGTTGGGGCTAAAACGTTTGGTGAAGACGCCTAAGCAGAAGAGAAATCAAGTTGAAGAGGACCTAACAGGTGTTCAACATCTGATGAAGACCCCTAAACACAAAGGAGAACCAGTTGAAGATCAAATGGGTGTACAAAGGCTGATGCAGACTCCCAAAGAGAAAGTTGAACCTGTAGAAGACTTCTCTGGTTTAAAGCAGTTAATGCAGACTCCCAAGCAAAAAGGAGATCCTGTTAGCAGTCAGCTTGGTATCGGTGACCTGATGAAGACCCCTGAAGAAATTGAAGTAGTGGCACAGGATTCAACTGGGCTTAAAGAACTGGAAACAGAGAAGAGCTCTTATCTGACAACTGAAAGTAAAGTGACTGAGCTTACTGAG aCACAAGAACCAGTGGAAATTGTCTCTGCATTCACGCCAGTTGAAG GTTTGGATGAGGAATGtgacaaagaaaatgtttgtcCAGTTGAAACCCTGGAGACTGAAGTTGTAAAATCTGTGGATCTCCAGTGCATGAAAGAGGTTGAATCTAATCAGAGCGATCAAGACGTTGAGACTGTAATTTCCCAGGAAGTACACCATGAAGAGTCAGTTTCGGTTGAATCTACTGATGCATTTTCTTCTGGGGCAGATGAGAAAACCCAGGAGCAGTCAGAAGAACCTGGTTGTGTATCTGATAATACCAACACACCAGTTGAAACTACCTCAGCTTCATCCACTGCTGAGCAAGAAGAGCTAATCAAATCTCCACCTGCAAACAAAATTCAGCGTGGCACTCGAGGAAGAGCAGCACAGAAATCCAAAAACGAAATGGCCAAAGCGCCTGCTGTGTTGGCATTAATTGAAGAGGAAAATATGAGTAGTCCCATTCCTGCTAGCCCTACCAGGGGAAGAAGAGGCAAGAAACTTCTTGAAGTTCCAGAAATGGCTGCTAGCCCAGTCAGAAAATCAGCCCGTGGTAGAGTTCCCAAGCACAGCTTTGTGGAAGAAGAGGTAAAGAATACTGAGGCTTCCCAAGTACTTGCAGAGTCCATAAATACTGCGATACCAGACAGCCTGCCTGTCGTCACCAAAACCAGGAAAGGAAGGAAAGCTAAACAAGATGATACTGTTGCTGCAGTTGTGCCCACTATTGATGCAAGTGCTGTTGACCCACAGTGTGCCAATGCCAGGGAAGAGCAGGTTCAAGCTCCTGTTGTGAAGCCTGGGAGGAGAAAGAAGGTGGACAAAGTAGAAAGCCAGCCTTCAGAAGAACTTGAACAGAAACCAACTGaaattgtttttgaagaaaatgctGTTGAACCAGGTGATGTCAAGTTGACTTCACTAGGTACTGAGGCTGTCTCTGCAACTAGAGCGAGGAGAGGTAGACTAGCAAAGAGGGAACACTTGAAAACCAAGCCAACCCCTGGTTTGGAAAACGAAATTTCAAGCACTTCTGCTCTTGTagtggctgagaagccactgacCCCTGTGGCAAAGTCAGGGCGGGGAAGGAAAGGTAAAAAAGAAATTGTCATGGATGAGCCATTGGAGGATGATTCTACTGTCGTTTCCAGAGCTGTGTCAGAGGTAGATGTTGACCATAAAGAGGACCCTCAAACACTTGTGAAGTCTGGCAGAGGAAGAAAGGCCAAACAACAGAAACCAGAAACAGCTGAAGAGGTTGTTGACCAACCTGCTGTAGACACCAGCACACATTTACCTGTGACTGAAGAACACACTGAAACGGTGGCAAAATCTGTGAGGGGGAACAGGAAGACAAAGCAGTCAAAGGTAACCATTTCAGTTGAGATTGAGGAGAACATTGTCAGCCCTGTTGAACAAGCAGAGACCCCTGTTGTGAAATCTGGTCGAAAAAGGGCAATTATTGCAAAGGAATCTGAAACGGTGGCAGATGTTTCTGTCAAAAGAGGCCGGCGGGCTGTTGCAGACCCTGCACCATCAGTCGCTGTGGTGTCCAGCCGTGCACGTAAAGCAGTTGTCAAGGCAGAGACTGAGGTTACTGAGGATGTGGCTTTATCAGAAGAGCCAGTTAAGCCTGTTAAACATACCAGGAGAACGGCAAAAGCACCTAAttcaaagaaagaagaaaataccATGAGTCAAGCAGATTCTGAACTTGTTGCTGTTGAAAATACAACAGTTGTTGCACTGGAGAAAGTGGAAAGAGGAAGCCGTGGCAAAAAACAGAAGGATTCGACTAAGGACATCCCTAAAAACCCAATCAAAGAATCTGCTACAGCTGAGGAAACAAATGATATGAAACCCTCAAAAATGGTTAACTGGAGCACAGATTTGGTCGTCTGTAAAGATATTGAAAACTGTACAGATGTAAAAGAACCACCGCTGAAGAAATCCAAAAGATCAGGTAAATTACCAGCTGAGACAGCTTCCACAGAATCTAATCAAGCAGCTGATCTGCCACCTAGAGGACGCAGAGGGAGGGgagcaaaaaaagaagaaccTCCTGTTGAAGACTCTCAAGATGCAGCTCATGAAAAGGTCAAGCCATTGAGAAGAGGAAAGGCAGTGGCTCCCTCTGCACCTAAATCAGAGGTCACAGAGAGCAAGACATCGACTCCCCTCAAAAGGAAACGGATTGAGGTGCCGGATGAGTCCGTAAATAAAGAACCTTTGCCGAAGAGAAGAGGCAGAGTAGCCAACAGCGCTGAAGTTACAGCAGAGGTCTCCAGCAAAGACAAAACATCTGCAGCTGAACCAGAAAAGGCTGAGCCAACTCCCAAGAAAACTGCTAATCGAGCTGCAAGAGGACAGAAAAGGACAGCCCAGGAACCAGATCCAGCACCTGCTAAGGCTCAAGAGTCTGTTTCAG GAACCACCACTCGAAAAGGAAGGAGTGTGAAAAAAGTAGAGGAAATAGACGTCCCTACAGAGGCAGCTCCCCTCAGACGCACCAGGAGGAAGTAA